TTCATCATCACCACTCCGGTGGCTGCgaaaatcaccaccaccaccaccatgatCACGGAGCCGAAGATTCAGACCGTAAAGTGAAAGAGGAAAAAATGAGTCTCATGTCAAGTTCGGCAGGCGAGCATAGCTGCAGCGACATTGAACACAACCACACAGTTCAGCACAAACCGGTTCAAAGTTGGATCAACTGTGCTCTCAatgaattgaaacaaaaacatttAAACATGAATCTTCAAGGTGCTTACTTGCATATACTCGGTGACCTTATCCAGTCCATTGGTGTCATGATTGGTGGAGCTGTTATCTGGGCAAAACCGAATTGGTTGATTGTTGATCTTCTCTGCACGCTTGGGTTTGCTGTCTTAGTTTTGTGTACTACTGTGCCCATGCTTAGAAACTTATTAGCCGTACTTACAGAGAGCGTACCGAGTAGTATCGACATTGCAGAAGTTGAAGCTGGTCTTGTAGGCATTAAAGGCGTCCGTTCTGTATACGACCTGCATGTTTGGTCTATGGCAGTTGGCAAGGTTTTACTATCTTGTAATGTAGTAGCTGAACAAGGTGCTAACTCAAAAGAAATTCTTTcaaatatcaaagagttttgcGAACAGACATATGAGATTCATCATGTAACTGTACAGATTGACTATTAGTTCAATTGAAACTTAATGCCGACTTTTATTTCTCTCCTTCTAGTTTGATAAGATACAGACACGCAAAACATTGTTCCAGCATCATCAGGGAAACAGGGAAAAACTCAGTGTAACCAGTATGAAGTATGAAACAGGTAACAAGCAATGCTAAATCAGTCCCATTTTGGTTCTCAGCACTCTCTGCAGGAGTCAAAAGCAATGTTAAATGAATATGATGTTTTCTTGCAACCAAAATTGATTCGCCAAAATtctctttaatccttcttatAATCCAAAACAAAATCCTGTAACACAATGTCAGTAACTAGACTGTTCTATATTTAGCATCCAAGAATATGAAAAA
This portion of the Papaver somniferum cultivar HN1 chromosome 11, ASM357369v1, whole genome shotgun sequence genome encodes:
- the LOC113322414 gene encoding metal tolerance protein B-like; translation: MGDDAEIEIHQDDDSEQISSDPVCVLSRQSKNRSESEERFRSATKLCGLVLFCLLFILIEIIGGVKANSLAVLADAAHLVADVVGFGVSLFTVWASGWEPTKTHSFGFFRFEVLGALFSLQLIWLISGILIYEAIRRILNATGTVNGKLMFFTAVFGFVINLIMLKWLGHDHIHHHHSGGCENHHHHHHDHGAEDSDRKVKEEKMSLMSSSAGEHSCSDIEHNHTVQHKPVQSWINCALNELKQKHLNMNLQGAYLHILGDLIQSIGVMIGGAVIWAKPNWLIVDLLCTLGFAVLVLCTTVPMLRNLLAVLTESVPSSIDIAEVEAGLVGIKGVRSVYDLHVWSMAVGKVLLSCNVVAEQGANSKEILSNIKEFCEQTYEIHHVTVQIDY